The proteins below come from a single Halostagnicola larsenii XH-48 genomic window:
- a CDS encoding AIM24 family protein: MELEEFTQSNAPDEGGDGFQKENNRLLDIPLDGTVMVKAGSMVAYTGDITFTGKSSAEGGLTGMVKEAVSGEGTPIMEATGNGHLYIAEQSKKVQLLDLDADESISVNGNDVLAFETSVDYEINTVKSISGMAAGGLTNVYLSGPGEVAISTHGDPLVMTPPVYTDPDATVAWSANLSPSFETNKLFEIGQTSGESVQMEFTGSGGFVVVQPNEEGSVTEA, from the coding sequence ATGGAACTCGAAGAGTTCACGCAGTCCAACGCCCCTGACGAAGGCGGCGACGGATTCCAGAAGGAGAACAATCGTCTGCTAGATATCCCGCTCGATGGAACCGTGATGGTCAAAGCCGGATCGATGGTCGCGTACACCGGCGACATTACGTTCACGGGAAAATCGTCGGCTGAAGGCGGTCTCACCGGAATGGTCAAGGAGGCCGTAAGCGGTGAGGGGACACCCATCATGGAAGCGACGGGAAACGGCCACCTGTATATCGCCGAGCAGAGCAAGAAGGTACAGTTGCTCGATCTCGACGCTGATGAATCGATCTCCGTCAACGGAAACGACGTCCTCGCGTTCGAAACGAGCGTCGACTACGAGATCAATACTGTCAAGAGCATCTCGGGGATGGCGGCGGGCGGCCTGACGAACGTTTACCTCTCCGGTCCGGGGGAAGTCGCGATTTCAACGCACGGTGACCCGCTCGTCATGACGCCGCCGGTCTACACGGACCCGGATGCGACGGTCGCATGGAGCGCAAATCTCTCCCCGTCGTTCGAGACGAACAAGCTGTTCGAGATCGGCCAGACCTCCGGCGAATCGGTTCAGATGGAGTTTACGGGTTCGGGGGGATTCGTCGTTGTCCAGCCGAACGAAGAAGGATCCGTTACCGAGGCGTAG